A single window of Coffea eugenioides isolate CCC68of chromosome 7, Ceug_1.0, whole genome shotgun sequence DNA harbors:
- the LOC113778329 gene encoding cytochrome P450 81E8-like, translating into MEVVWVYTVISSFLIFLSFRFLSKRLRNLPPSPIPAFPIIGHLYLLKPPLYRTFYKISQKYGPIISLQFGSRLVVVVSSPSAVEECFTKNDVILANRPRFVVGKYFGYNYTNMTSSPYGEHWRNLRRLGSVEIFSASRLNMFLSVRKDEIRRLLVKLAQKSRHDFAKVEMKSRLSELSLNIIMRMVAGKRYFGEEEDNYEATQFRGLIKEVFKRGGVSNPGDFLPLLRWIDYGNFEKNSMKLFTKFDSFLVGLLEEHRRNKNSNTMIDHLLSLQESQPEYYTDQIIKGIILVMLTAGTDTSSVTIEWALSLLLNHPEVLEKARAELDAQVGTDRLVDEHDLSNLPYLHNIISETLRLYPPTPMLVPHESSDDCKIGGYNIPRGTILLVNAWAVHRDPNVWDDPTSFKPDRFDGLQVEPSKLIPFGMGRRSCPGSGLARRVVGLALGSLIQSFDWKRIGEEEIDLAEGTGVSMPKAKPLEAMCRARDMVINRIV; encoded by the exons ATGGAAGTTGTCTGGGTATACACAGTGATTTcatcttttcttatttttcttagttttaggTTCCTTTCGAAGCGGCTCCGAAACCTCCCACCAAGTCCAATACCAGCTTTTCCAATAATAGGTCATCTCTACCTCCTGAAACCGCCTCTCTACAGAACCTTCTACAAAATCTCCCAAAAATACGGCCCCATAATTTCCCTTCAATTCGGGAGCCGCCTAGTAGTGGTGGTATCATCTCCTTCGGCGGTGGAGGAATGCTTCACCAAGAACGATGTGATCCTCGCCAACCGGCCTCGCTTTGTTGTAGGAAAGTATTTTGGTTACAACTACACCAACATGACCAGTTCCCCATATGGTGAGCATTGGCGGAATCTTCGCCGTCTGGGTTCCGTGGAAATATTTTCGGCCAGTCGTTTGAACATGTTCTTGTCCGTCAGGAAAGATGAAATCAGACGGTTGCTTGTGAAACTGGCTCAGAAGTCTCGCCACGATTTTGCTAAGGTTGAAATGAAGTCGAGATTATCTGAGCTTTCTTTGAACATTATTATGAGGATGGTGGCCGGAAAGAGATATTTCGGCGAGGAAGAAGATAACTACGAAGCAACGCAGTTTCGGGGGCTTATTAAAGAAGTATTCAAACGTGGTGGTGTATCAAATCCTGGAGATTTCCTGCCGCTGTTAAGATGGATCGATTATGGAAACTTCGAGAAAAACTCGATGAAGCTCTTCACCAAATTTGACTCGTTCTTGGTGGGCTTACTTGAGGAGCATCGCCGCAACAAGAATAGTAATACGATGATCGATCATCTGCTTTCTTTGCAGGAATCGCAGCCAGAATACTATACGGACCAAATCATCAAAGGGATTATACTG GTCATGCTTACGGCTGGAACAGACACTTCATCAGTGACTATAGAATGGGCCTTGTCTCTTTTGCTCAACCATCCCGAGGTGCTAGAGAAAGCTCGAGCTGAATTGGATGCTCAAGTAGGGACTGATCGATTGGTCGACGAACATGATCTATCCAATCTTCCTTATCTTCATAACATCATTTCAGAAACACTTCGGTTGTACCCCCCAACACCAATGCTAGTGCCACATGAGTCGTCCGATGACTGTAAAATTGGGGGATACAATATTCCGCGAGGCACAATTTTGCTAGTTAATGCATGGGCAGTTCACAGGGATCCAAACGTTTGGGATGATCCAACAAGCTTCAAGCCAGATAGATTCGACGGCTTGCAAGTTGAGCCATCAAAGCTGATTCCATTTGGGATGGGAAGGAGATCTTGCCCTGGTTCTGGCCTAGCACGGCGGGTGGTAGGTTTGGCCTTGGGATCTCTAATTCAgagttttgattggaaaagaattGGTGAGGAGGAGATTGATCTAGCTGAAGGGACAGGAGTGTCCATGCCAAAAGCCAAGCCACTAGAAGCCATGTGCAGAGCTCGTGACATGGTTATAAACAGGATTGTTTAA